From Nonomuraea helvata, a single genomic window includes:
- a CDS encoding glycosyltransferase family 2 protein — MTRVSLIVPCYNASRTLRLCLESVLSQTRLPDEIVVVDDASDDGSPAIAEELGCRVVRLPANRGVSAARNAGVESTTGDVIFFLDSDVALGPDAVANAVRLLEDDPGLGCVHGVYDTEPLIDDGPVERYRLLHQVHWRRRHLGEVNSVVFALAAIRRAVWLEAGRLDEGLRDSEDVEYSSRLAVRTRILLSDAVMGRHDEGHRFLPVLAEQWRRALPLIPLALATARRGAAKPENANSRAGILACALALACLPLALLHPALLLVPVALVGWFVVADPELLRFVHRQRGAAFTAFFMAVHLAVHVVLVTGLAVGSLRVLRRAPA; from the coding sequence GTGACGAGAGTTTCGCTGATCGTGCCGTGCTACAACGCGAGCAGGACCCTGCGTCTGTGCCTGGAGTCCGTGCTGTCCCAGACCCGGCTGCCCGACGAGATCGTCGTGGTGGACGACGCCAGCGACGACGGCTCTCCGGCCATCGCCGAGGAGCTCGGCTGCCGCGTCGTACGGCTGCCCGCCAACCGCGGCGTCTCGGCGGCCAGGAACGCCGGGGTGGAGAGCACCACCGGCGACGTGATCTTCTTCCTCGACAGCGACGTGGCGTTGGGGCCGGACGCGGTCGCCAACGCCGTGCGGCTGCTGGAGGACGATCCCGGTCTCGGCTGTGTGCACGGCGTCTACGACACCGAGCCGCTCATCGACGACGGCCCCGTCGAGCGCTACCGCCTCCTCCACCAGGTCCACTGGCGGCGCAGGCATCTCGGCGAGGTCAACAGCGTCGTGTTCGCGCTGGCCGCGATCCGCCGCGCGGTGTGGCTGGAGGCGGGCCGGCTCGACGAGGGCCTGCGTGACAGCGAGGACGTCGAGTACAGCAGCCGCCTGGCCGTGCGCACGCGGATCCTGCTGAGCGACGCCGTGATGGGCCGCCACGACGAGGGCCACCGGTTCCTGCCGGTCCTCGCCGAGCAGTGGCGGCGCGCCCTGCCGCTGATCCCGCTCGCGCTGGCCACGGCCAGGCGCGGCGCCGCCAAGCCGGAGAACGCCAACAGCCGGGCCGGCATCCTCGCCTGCGCGCTCGCACTGGCCTGCCTGCCGCTGGCGCTGCTGCATCCGGCGCTGCTCCTGGTGCCGGTGGCGCTGGTCGGGTGGTTCGTGGTGGCGGACCCCGAGCTGCTGCGATTCGTGCACCGGCAGCGCGGGGCGGCCTTCACGGCCTTCTTCATGGCCGTCCACCTGGCGGTCCACGTGGTGCTCGTCACGGGCCTGGCGGTGGGCTCCCTGCGCGTGCTCAGGAGAGCCCCCGCCTGA